Within the Candidatus Ozemobacteraceae bacterium genome, the region TTCAGGGTGATTCCCCACGCCCTCCTCCTGGCGGGTCTTCTTGCCCCCGCGTTCTGCGAGACTCCGGCGGCGAATGATGCGGTCCCGACCGTTTCCCAGGACTCCGGCAAGGCCGAGGACCTTCTGAAAAACCTCCATACGCTCTCGCGGATGAATCTCGAGCAGACCGAAACCATGCTCGAGATCTACCGGAAAAGCTTCGCCGCCGATTCGCGTTCCCCCGACACGCGCATCGTGTTATCGGCTCTCCTTCTTCGCAAGGCGAACCTTCTCAAGGCAGCCCCCTTCCCCGATGTCGAGGCATGCTTCATGGAAGCGGCAGACGTGATGCCCGATTCGTTCGACGTTCAGTATCAATGGGGCCAGGCGCTGTTCGCCCGCGGAAATTTCGAGGCCGCCGTTCCGAAGCTGGAAGCCGCGGTCGCTCAGCGTCCCGAGCATCTCGACACGATCATGAAGCTCGGCATCTCGCAGCTGAAAATGATGAAATACGAGGAGGCACAGGCCCTCTTCGAGCGCGCCCAGAAACAGATCCCCAAGGATTATCTCCTCCTGTATTTCCTCGGACGCTGCGCCTACGAACTGAAGGACTACGACAAGGCGGTCGAGTATTGGGAAGAGGCTCTCAAGCACATTCCCAACCAGGAGGAAGGCGCGGCGCTCCGCACCATGATCGGAAAAGCGCGCGAGCAGTCGGCCTCGATCGCGGGAACGACGACGGACGAGAACCAGCGGTTCGTGATCCATTACGCCGGCTCCTCCCAGAAGGATATCGGCGACGTGACGATGGAGGTCCTCGAGGACGTCTACGACCAGGTGACATCCGACCTGATGTATAAACCTGACATTAAAATCAACGTCATCTTCTTCCTGACCGAGGAGTTCTACGAGATCAACAACTCCGGCCGCTGGGTCGGGGCCCTCGCCCAGGGCGAGAAGATCCTCGTTCCTCTTCAGCAGGGCTATTCCGACCTCCAGTCCGTGAAGGGCATTCTCGCCCACGAGTTCACGCACGTGATCGTGAACATGCGCACCAACAACCGGTGCCCGACCTGGGTCAACGAGGGGCTCGCGGTCTACGAGGAGTTCAAGTTCGCGAACGGCGATCCGACGGTGCTTCGCCCTGATTATGAGCGGCTGTTCCAGTCGAAGATCATCGGCGAGAAGCATTTCATCCCGCTCAAGGAGATCAATCTCAATCCCGCCCAGCAGACCTACGGCTACCAGATCGGCCTCGGGTATCTCCAGTCGTATCTCGCCATGAGGTTCCTGATCGAGCGCTGGGGCTGGCAGGCCGTCGATGCTCTTCTGAACTCAATCGGCAAAGGCGACTGGCTCGACGACTCGTTGAACGAGGCGGCAGGCATGGAATTCTCCGAATTTCAGAAGGAACTGAACGACTGGATGCTGGGCCTCTGATGCCCCTTTTCGATGACCTCGACCATCAACTTCTATGATGTTGCCGGCGCCATCGGAGTGGCTGCTTGGCTGTCGTATTCAACGTCGGGTTTCATTCGCAGTTCGGTGCCGCGGGAATCGGCTCTCGGGGCTTCGATATCTGCGCTCATCCTGGGTGTTCTCGGGGCCAGGCTTTTTTCAGGTTTCCTGGCTCTGGGCAGGCTGCCGACCCTGTCGGAGCTGCTGCATTTCGAGCGAGGCGGGTTCGCGTTTCACGGTTTCGTGCTGGGCGTCGTGATCGGAATTGCCGCAGCCGCCCAGGTGGTTCGCGCGAGGCTCCCCGAACTGCTCGATGCTGCCGCTCCGGCGATGGCCCTGGCAACTGCCTGCTGGAGAACGGGCTGCTTTTTCAACGGCTGCTGCTGGGGAATCATCACCTATTCGCGATTCGATCTTCCCCTTCCGGGCCATCACTCCCCTCCAACGATCGGCCTTCCCCTCCCTCTTTTCGAAGCATGCTTTCTCATCTCCGTTTTCCTGGCTCTGCATGCTCTGACGAAGCGTCAATTTCTCCCGAAAGGATGCATAGCAGCGCTCTATCTTTCATTCCACGCCGCATATCGGGTTGCAGCCGATGTCTGGCGCCCGGATTATTCGAACGTTTTCTATGGCATTTCCGTTTTTCTGTTGATATTCGGAGGTCTCTGGCTCCTCAAATTGCGAGGACAGGCACGGCTTAACAAACGCCAGCGCTAACACACCCTTGTTTC harbors:
- a CDS encoding tetratricopeptide repeat protein; the encoded protein is MRCITFGLSRRIFRVIPHALLLAGLLAPAFCETPAANDAVPTVSQDSGKAEDLLKNLHTLSRMNLEQTETMLEIYRKSFAADSRSPDTRIVLSALLLRKANLLKAAPFPDVEACFMEAADVMPDSFDVQYQWGQALFARGNFEAAVPKLEAAVAQRPEHLDTIMKLGISQLKMMKYEEAQALFERAQKQIPKDYLLLYFLGRCAYELKDYDKAVEYWEEALKHIPNQEEGAALRTMIGKAREQSASIAGTTTDENQRFVIHYAGSSQKDIGDVTMEVLEDVYDQVTSDLMYKPDIKINVIFFLTEEFYEINNSGRWVGALAQGEKILVPLQQGYSDLQSVKGILAHEFTHVIVNMRTNNRCPTWVNEGLAVYEEFKFANGDPTVLRPDYERLFQSKIIGEKHFIPLKEINLNPAQQTYGYQIGLGYLQSYLAMRFLIERWGWQAVDALLNSIGKGDWLDDSLNEAAGMEFSEFQKELNDWMLGL